The following DNA comes from Legionella sp. PATHC032.
TTACCTATGATTAAGCATGCAATTCTTATTAGCGGATTGATTTTTTCCTTTTTAGCCTCAGCAGCAGATATGTCGTTTTTAGCCCAATTGACTGAAGTACCTGGTGCCTCCGGGTACGAAAAAAATGTTCGCCATTTGCTGCAAAAACAGTGGCAGCCCTACATGACGGAGCTAAAAGTCGATGGTATGGGTAATTTGATCGGTCAGCGTAAATATAATCAGAAAGGACCGAAATTACTATTCATGGCACATCTTGATGAAACAGGGTTTATGGTCGAATCCATAACACCAGATGGTTTTTTGAAAGTTATCCCTTTGGGTGGGATTGCAAACTCGGTCATCTATGCTCAACGCTGGGCAGTTTCAACATCCAAAGGACCTGTATTAGCTTATTCAGGTATGGATTCCCCGCATTTATTAGGTGATAAAAAAATGTTAGGGTCCCCTGATATCAATGCCCTGTTTTTAGATGTTGGCGCAGAAAATAAAGAACAAGCTCAGAAAGAATTTGCAATCCAACCTGGCCTTGAAGTCACACCAGTAAGTGAATTTAGCCAATTAAGCAAGAACAGATTTTTAGGCAAGGCTTTGGATGATCGCTTAGGGTTAGCTGTCATTAGTGACGTTCTGGGGGCAGTGAAACAACAACCCAATCAATTATATGTTGCTGCCACAGTGCAAGAGGAAGTTGGCATGCGGGGTGCCAGTACAGTATACAAAGCGACTCATCCAGATATTGCAATTAATGTTGAAGTGGGAATCGCTGACGATTATCCCATGCTGTTGGCGGATAGAAAAGGTCGAATTGGCTTGGGGAAAGGACCATCCTTGTTTGTTTATGACAAATCAATGATTCCCCATCAGGAATTGATTAACTGGATAATGGAGCTCGCTAATAAAAATAATATCCCTCTACAACTTGAGGTGGAGCCAGGATATGGCGAAGACGGTTCCAAGGTTCAAGCCTCAGGCATGGGCGTTCCTGTCGTCAACATAGGTATCCCTATCCGATATGCACATCAACATGCTGGGATATTTGATAAAAGAGATTACGATAACACGGTTAAATTGTTGAAGTTGATTGCTGAGAATTTGAATCAGGAAGTGGTTGACAAGATTAAAAAGAGTTAACAATATTTTGATCTTCCATTGTCCATTGTGTAGTATTGGTGTCCTATAAATGATTTATAAATAAAGGAAGTATTATTATGGATTTTGTAAGTGAAATGAATAAGATTCTACAAATGGAATTAGAGCAATTTAAAGAATTTATTCAAAAGAAGTTGGAAGAAGATAAAAATTATTTAGAAAAATTATTTTGGCTGCCGAATGGTTCTCAAATGACTGTTTTAAATTATTTGATCGAACAATACTCTGAGCCTAAGGTCGGCGTAGACGATACAAATAAAGATTTGCTCGCCAAAATAGATTTTGTTCTTCATAAGGCTAAAGATGTGAATGTTGGTGAACCCTTACACCAGGCAATTGTTGCTGGAAAAATTTCTTTGGCACTCTATCTATTGGGAGTGGATGAAAATAATTTCACCAATGATGAAAGTGAAAAAACAGATGTTTTGAGTATTTTGTCTAAAGTAAGGAAAAAAATCGAAGAGTCTTTTAGCCACGTTAAACGATATTTTTTTGATGTGGATAAGCGGGATAGTTATGGGCGCACTTTGTTGTCTTTGGTATTAGATACAAAACGCAAGGAACTATTAATTGCCATTTTAGCTAGGAATCCCATTGTACACGCGACAACGTTAAGATCCTCTGCCTATGTTCCTTTCCAGCCTATTCATCAAGCTGTTGTTTTAGATTATGCGGAAGGCATTACCTTGTTAGCCAGTACGGGGGCGCAATTGACAAATCCACTGGGTATCATGAGAGATACACCAGTCATTTTAGCTGCTCGTTTGGGCAAAATAAATGCACTGGCGGCTTTACTGGATTTACCAGCTCAAAGTTTGTCTCTTGAATCCGAAAACAATCATTTATTCGAAGACAAACAAACTGGTCATACAGCAGTAGAAGAGTTATGTGAACGCATGACCAATGAGAATGATAAGGCAGACGCTCTGCGTGGGATTGCCATGCTAATATGCCGTGGTGCTGAACCGCCACGTAATGAAAAAATGCGAAACTTGTTAAGCAGCAACAGGGTTGCTTTCTTAAAAGCGGTCAGTACCTATTTGGCAGATAAGCCTCAGTTGGTCGATGCTTTTGTAGAGCGTTGCCATCTAAGAGAAAGTGCTTTGCATAACATAGTTTATGCCGATCATTCATGGGGGAGTTCTATTCGTCATTTATTTGGTGTTCCCAGTGAGGCGGCTCTTATTGTTGAAGAATTAGTAACGAGAAAATACAGTGATCCTTCTTTTGCCAGCGAAAATGTTTCATCATTATCAACTACTGCTACGGAAAATCTACGTTCAGAGAAGAATCCGCTAAAACTCTATGCCGAATTTGTCAGACGATATACACAAGCTTATGACAGCCAAATGATTACCAATCGTTGGAGTACTATGCGCTGGATGATCGCTGAAGGAAATTGCGATTGGGATACAGTGGTTCGGTATTCTAAAAATCATCCAACAAGCCGTACCAGAATTGTATTGAATGAAATGTTTAACCCAATACCGAGAGTACATGAGGATATT
Coding sequences within:
- a CDS encoding M42 family metallopeptidase, encoding MIKHAILISGLIFSFLASAADMSFLAQLTEVPGASGYEKNVRHLLQKQWQPYMTELKVDGMGNLIGQRKYNQKGPKLLFMAHLDETGFMVESITPDGFLKVIPLGGIANSVIYAQRWAVSTSKGPVLAYSGMDSPHLLGDKKMLGSPDINALFLDVGAENKEQAQKEFAIQPGLEVTPVSEFSQLSKNRFLGKALDDRLGLAVISDVLGAVKQQPNQLYVAATVQEEVGMRGASTVYKATHPDIAINVEVGIADDYPMLLADRKGRIGLGKGPSLFVYDKSMIPHQELINWIMELANKNNIPLQLEVEPGYGEDGSKVQASGMGVPVVNIGIPIRYAHQHAGIFDKRDYDNTVKLLKLIAENLNQEVVDKIKKS
- the ankC gene encoding Dot/Icm T4SS effector AnkC/LegA12 gives rise to the protein MDFVSEMNKILQMELEQFKEFIQKKLEEDKNYLEKLFWLPNGSQMTVLNYLIEQYSEPKVGVDDTNKDLLAKIDFVLHKAKDVNVGEPLHQAIVAGKISLALYLLGVDENNFTNDESEKTDVLSILSKVRKKIEESFSHVKRYFFDVDKRDSYGRTLLSLVLDTKRKELLIAILARNPIVHATTLRSSAYVPFQPIHQAVVLDYAEGITLLASTGAQLTNPLGIMRDTPVILAARLGKINALAALLDLPAQSLSLESENNHLFEDKQTGHTAVEELCERMTNENDKADALRGIAMLICRGAEPPRNEKMRNLLSSNRVAFLKAVSTYLADKPQLVDAFVERCHLRESALHNIVYADHSWGSSIRHLFGVPSEAALIVEELVTRKYSDPSFASENVSSLSTTATENLRSEKNPLKLYAEFVRRYTQAYDSQMITNRWSTMRWMIAEGNCDWDTVVRYSKNHPTSRTRIVLNEMFNPIPRVHEDIESQQNSPRVVLK